Proteins encoded together in one Tissierellales bacterium window:
- a CDS encoding fructose PTS transporter subunit IIA, which translates to MCDLITKELITLDLKTTSKKETIDEMAKMIEGQGRLHDIEGFVQQVEAREDQFSTAVGYSVAIPHGKTESVKTASLAFARLENEVKWSDEESARYVFLIAVPEAEAGNRHLKILAQISRSIMREEFREKLGAVGTIDEVLELLSFDEV; encoded by the coding sequence ATGTGTGATTTGATTACTAAAGAATTGATTACATTAGATTTGAAGACAACTAGCAAGAAGGAAACTATAGATGAGATGGCAAAGATGATTGAAGGACAAGGTCGCTTACATGATATCGAAGGTTTTGTACAGCAAGTAGAAGCAAGAGAAGATCAGTTTTCTACAGCGGTTGGCTATAGCGTTGCTATACCACACGGCAAGACAGAATCAGTAAAGACAGCATCACTTGCATTTGCTAGATTGGAAAATGAAGTGAAGTGGAGCGATGAAGAATCTGCTAGATATGTGTTTTTGATAGCAGTTCCAGAAGCAGAAGCTGGAAATCGCCATCTTAAAATACTAGCTCAGATATCTAGATCAATAATGAGAGAAGAATTTAGAGAGAAGCTAGGAGCTGTAGGAACTATAGATGAAGTTTTAGAGTTATTGTCATTTGATGAGGTTTAA
- the fsa gene encoding fructose-6-phosphate aldolase has protein sequence MIYVLDTANLEQIKKAYELYPMSGVTTNPTIISKENRPLLDILRDIRAIIGDDSMLHAQAVSTIAEKMVEEAEFLQSEIGGNFYIKIPVTSQGIKAMKILKQKGIKITATAIFTPQQALMAAVAGADFVAPYVNRIDNITGDGVNVVAEIKSLFENYELDTQILAASFKNVQQVHDVSLVGAHSVTINAEIMDKLLDHPLTTWSVDQFISDWENVYGKGKTALDS, from the coding sequence ATGATTTATGTATTAGACACTGCAAACCTAGAACAAATTAAGAAGGCCTATGAGCTATATCCAATGAGTGGGGTTACTACAAATCCTACCATAATATCAAAAGAGAATCGTCCGCTATTAGATATCCTTAGAGATATAAGAGCTATCATAGGTGATGATTCGATGCTTCATGCTCAAGCTGTCAGCACTATCGCTGAAAAAATGGTAGAAGAAGCCGAATTTTTACAAAGTGAAATCGGTGGCAATTTTTATATCAAGATTCCTGTAACTAGTCAAGGCATCAAAGCTATGAAAATTCTCAAGCAAAAGGGTATAAAAATAACAGCTACTGCCATATTCACTCCTCAGCAAGCTCTTATGGCTGCTGTAGCTGGTGCTGATTTTGTAGCTCCATATGTAAATAGAATCGACAATATAACTGGCGATGGAGTAAATGTAGTCGCTGAAATAAAGTCTCTATTTGAAAACTATGAGCTAGATACTCAAATACTAGCTGCATCGTTTAAAAATGTTCAGCAAGTTCACGATGTATCTCTAGTCGGCGCTCATTCTGTAACGATAAATGCAGAAATCATGGATAAATTATTAGATCATCCTCTTACTACTTGGAGCGTAGATCAATTTATTTCTGATTGGGAAAATGTTTATGGCAAAGGAAAAACAGCTTTAGATAGCTAA
- a CDS encoding formate C-acetyltransferase → MLSPRLESIKNELFSARREVSLERALLYTESHKSTEGLPEILRRAHATAHILDNVNIDIRKGELIAGNRTLKPRSGIVSPEMDPQWIYDELDILESRPQDKFFISEEDKKIYREKLYPYWKDKCLKSHIWPQIDGELKSSIDLKIVKLNQTDKGQGHIIPDFPRLLDKGLDSLINDVKSATLNDTKNDFYKSALIVLEASKRHILRYADIARELSQNADDERAKELLEIERISKKVSHSAPETFHEACQLLWYFCVMLQYESNASSISLGNFDTYMNTFYTSDIKNGISPEFLRDILSSFWLKTNDVVLIRSSNSAKYFAGFPTGYTITLGGLTPDGKSSVNKLSYLCLDTYADIKLPQPNLGVRLNSNIERAFLNKTSETIRLGTGIPQIFNDEVIVPGFLNRGVSLEDSRDFSVVGCVELSIPGKTYGLHDIALFNLLKLFEVTLQEQKNNEDLTFDGLIEHIKSNIDYYVDLMVKGSNIVDIGHKKFASVPLLSTLVDSCIEKGLDITAGGAKYNFSGVQGIGVANLSDSLYALKSIVFDEKRLSLNELIDHLESNFESAEGEKLRIRLINKYPKYGNDIDAVDNIGSELLRYYNKKVESYKTPRGGSFTPGSYTVSAHVPLGAAVGATSDGRKSGEQLADGGLSPMVGRDVKGPTAVLKSVSKLDNYLTSNGSLLNLKFSPKTLEGISGVNKLSDFLNAFMQLKIQHVQFNVISADTLREAQKNPNDYKGLVVRVAGYSAFFTELSKAIQDDLIARTEHAL, encoded by the coding sequence ATGCTAAGTCCTAGACTAGAGTCAATAAAAAATGAATTATTTAGTGCCCGAAGAGAAGTATCTCTAGAAAGAGCATTGTTGTATACAGAAAGTCATAAATCTACTGAAGGTTTACCAGAAATTCTGAGAAGAGCGCACGCAACAGCTCACATATTAGACAATGTAAATATTGATATCAGAAAGGGTGAATTAATTGCAGGAAATCGAACTCTAAAGCCTAGAAGTGGCATAGTCTCTCCCGAAATGGATCCGCAGTGGATATACGATGAACTTGATATATTAGAATCTAGACCTCAGGATAAATTTTTCATATCAGAAGAGGATAAAAAAATATATCGTGAAAAACTCTATCCCTACTGGAAAGATAAATGTCTCAAATCTCATATTTGGCCTCAAATAGATGGTGAATTAAAATCATCCATTGATCTAAAAATCGTAAAACTAAATCAAACCGACAAGGGTCAAGGACATATAATACCTGATTTTCCAAGACTTTTAGATAAAGGTCTTGACTCGCTGATAAATGATGTCAAATCAGCTACGCTAAATGACACAAAAAATGATTTTTACAAATCTGCTTTGATAGTCTTAGAAGCCTCGAAACGCCATATTTTAAGATATGCAGATATAGCTAGAGAACTGTCTCAAAATGCAGATGACGAAAGAGCAAAAGAACTCCTTGAAATAGAGCGAATCAGTAAAAAAGTATCTCACAGTGCTCCTGAGACATTTCATGAAGCCTGTCAATTGCTTTGGTATTTTTGTGTAATGCTTCAATACGAATCAAACGCAAGTTCAATATCTCTAGGCAACTTCGATACTTACATGAATACTTTCTATACATCTGATATTAAAAATGGAATATCTCCAGAATTTCTTAGAGATATTTTGTCATCATTTTGGCTTAAAACTAATGATGTAGTACTCATAAGAAGTAGCAACAGCGCCAAATACTTCGCTGGATTTCCAACAGGTTACACTATCACACTTGGTGGACTAACTCCTGATGGCAAATCCTCTGTAAATAAGCTATCGTATCTTTGTCTAGATACATATGCTGACATCAAATTACCGCAGCCAAATTTAGGTGTTAGATTAAATTCTAATATTGAAAGAGCTTTTTTGAACAAGACCTCAGAAACCATAAGACTTGGTACAGGCATTCCTCAAATATTCAACGATGAAGTAATAGTTCCAGGATTTCTAAATAGAGGTGTAAGTTTAGAAGATTCTAGGGATTTTTCAGTAGTTGGATGTGTAGAACTTTCAATACCAGGAAAAACTTATGGTCTTCACGACATAGCACTATTTAATTTATTAAAACTATTTGAAGTAACTTTGCAAGAACAGAAAAATAATGAGGATTTGACATTTGATGGACTCATAGAACATATAAAATCAAATATAGATTACTATGTGGATTTAATGGTAAAAGGCTCGAATATAGTAGATATTGGCCACAAGAAATTTGCTTCGGTTCCACTTCTATCAACTCTAGTAGATTCTTGTATAGAAAAGGGGTTAGATATAACGGCTGGCGGAGCAAAATACAATTTTTCTGGAGTTCAGGGTATTGGTGTAGCTAATTTGAGTGATTCGCTCTATGCACTAAAATCTATAGTTTTTGATGAGAAAAGACTTTCCTTAAATGAATTAATTGATCATCTTGAATCGAATTTTGAGAGTGCTGAAGGTGAAAAACTTCGCATAAGACTTATAAATAAATATCCAAAATACGGAAATGATATAGACGCTGTGGATAATATCGGTTCTGAATTGTTAAGATATTATAATAAAAAAGTTGAATCTTATAAAACTCCTCGAGGTGGTAGTTTCACTCCTGGATCTTATACAGTCTCTGCTCACGTACCTCTTGGTGCAGCAGTTGGTGCCACTTCTGATGGTAGAAAATCAGGAGAGCAATTAGCTGATGGTGGCTTATCTCCTATGGTTGGACGTGATGTAAAAGGTCCTACCGCTGTACTTAAAAGCGTAAGTAAACTTGATAATTATCTTACTAGCAATGGCAGTTTGCTTAATTTAAAGTTTTCTCCTAAGACACTTGAAGGCATTTCTGGGGTTAATAAATTGAGTGATTTTTTAAATGCTTTTATGCAATTAAAGATTCAACATGTACAATTCAATGTAATATCTGCCGATACTTTAAGAGAAGCTCAAAAAAATCCGAACGATTACAAGGGTTTAGTCGTAAGGGTTGCAGGTTATAGTGCATTTTTTACCGAGCTTAGTAAAGCTATACAAGATGATTTAATAGCTCGAACTGAACACGCTTTATAG
- a CDS encoding BglG family transcription antiterminator → MITIKNKELLKKKMALYLLETEEAVTVSELANRIEVSNRTARSYLNELEGELKQLGMNLVKKPHVGVYIDADSDMRIEFKSKWLERDSQTEKYTSVYRRKYILKTLFENKWSYTAKLFAEELYCSQASIAKDLSYIESWLDNRELVLHKRQNQGLWIEGEEKAYRRAMIDLFHEMKNETESDLEEIESLDYRISDENFQRMKSFFPKVDFGKIQEAIQETEDGLGYYFTDQAFINLMIHIAIALERVKHEKPIEFAEEKLEQMETKEEYERASELLDRLSKAFEINFPKEEIGYLTLHILGSKVQQFSDALESELIVEVGEELCVDMAKEIMTLAEQILGFNLSNDQILLTSLVLHLRPTIFRLKNGLKLRNPILDRIKSEYTSIFGAAWSCSPVFERMLGVQINEDEVGYIAMHIAGAMGRANQKTRVMVVCSSGIGTAQFITVKLNDKFDGIDIVKTLSVSQVTQSAIDEVDLIISTVRTSFKSEKIVQVSALLSERDLLKIQKAMLKFGKGNIKEVSHKTKEQEIIEEVIEDELCFIESASMNFVELIEKYGAKLEQKGFVKPGFTQNVIARETRGSTYIGNGVAIPHSTQDFVNDSKICIVKLNKPITWQKNKIKLVVLLALKFEEIDSTKAFFKRLYALLEHNDFLTRIEESKACFEIIEIFKTGGV, encoded by the coding sequence GTGATCACCATTAAGAACAAAGAATTACTTAAAAAAAAGATGGCGCTCTACTTATTAGAAACTGAAGAGGCTGTTACTGTAAGTGAATTGGCAAATAGAATAGAAGTATCTAATAGAACTGCTAGGAGTTATCTTAATGAATTAGAGGGAGAACTAAAGCAGCTTGGGATGAATCTTGTCAAAAAACCTCATGTCGGTGTTTATATAGATGCAGATAGTGATATGAGAATAGAGTTTAAGAGCAAATGGCTTGAAAGAGATAGTCAAACAGAGAAGTATACATCTGTATATAGACGAAAGTATATACTTAAGACATTGTTTGAGAACAAATGGAGTTATACAGCTAAGTTATTTGCAGAGGAGCTTTATTGTAGTCAAGCTAGTATAGCAAAAGATTTATCGTATATAGAATCTTGGCTTGATAATAGAGAGCTGGTATTACACAAACGCCAAAATCAGGGACTTTGGATTGAAGGCGAGGAAAAGGCTTACAGAAGAGCTATGATAGATTTGTTTCATGAAATGAAAAATGAAACTGAAAGTGATTTAGAAGAAATTGAATCGCTAGATTATAGAATTTCTGATGAGAATTTTCAGAGGATGAAGTCATTTTTCCCTAAAGTAGATTTTGGGAAAATACAAGAAGCTATACAAGAGACAGAGGATGGGCTAGGATATTATTTTACAGACCAAGCATTTATTAACCTCATGATACACATAGCTATAGCTCTTGAAAGAGTTAAACATGAAAAGCCAATAGAGTTTGCAGAGGAAAAGTTAGAGCAAATGGAAACTAAGGAAGAGTATGAGAGGGCAAGTGAGCTTTTAGATAGGCTCAGTAAGGCTTTTGAAATTAATTTTCCAAAGGAGGAAATCGGTTATTTAACACTTCATATACTGGGATCAAAAGTGCAGCAATTTAGTGATGCTTTAGAAAGTGAGCTCATAGTAGAAGTGGGAGAAGAGCTTTGTGTAGATATGGCTAAGGAAATTATGACCCTTGCAGAGCAGATATTAGGATTTAATCTTTCAAATGACCAAATACTTTTAACTTCATTAGTTCTTCATCTAAGACCAACTATATTTAGGCTTAAAAATGGACTCAAACTTAGAAATCCAATATTAGATAGAATTAAGTCAGAGTATACTAGTATATTTGGTGCTGCTTGGTCGTGTAGTCCTGTGTTTGAGAGAATGTTAGGCGTACAAATAAATGAAGATGAGGTAGGATATATAGCGATGCATATAGCAGGTGCTATGGGCAGGGCTAATCAGAAAACTAGAGTCATGGTAGTTTGTTCTAGTGGTATTGGAACAGCTCAATTTATTACAGTGAAGTTGAATGATAAATTTGACGGAATAGATATAGTGAAGACACTTTCTGTAAGTCAAGTTACACAGAGTGCTATTGATGAAGTGGATTTAATCATATCAACGGTTAGAACTTCGTTCAAAAGTGAAAAAATAGTGCAGGTAAGTGCACTGCTTTCAGAGAGAGATTTACTAAAGATTCAGAAGGCAATGCTGAAGTTTGGTAAGGGTAATATAAAGGAAGTTTCTCACAAAACAAAAGAGCAGGAGATAATAGAGGAAGTAATAGAAGACGAACTTTGTTTTATCGAATCGGCTAGTATGAACTTTGTAGAGCTGATAGAAAAATATGGAGCTAAGCTAGAACAAAAGGGTTTTGTAAAGCCTGGTTTTACTCAAAATGTTATAGCTAGAGAGACAAGGGGTTCCACTTATATTGGAAATGGAGTAGCGATTCCTCATTCAACTCAAGACTTTGTAAATGATTCAAAGATATGTATTGTGAAATTAAATAAGCCTATAACATGGCAAAAAAACAAAATCAAACTCGTGGTGCTTTTAGCACTTAAATTTGAAGAAATTGATTCAACCAAAGCATTTTTCAAGAGATTGTATGCATTACTTGAGCACAATGATTTTTTGACTAGAATCGAAGAGAGCAAGGCGTGTTTTGAGATTATAGAGATATTTAAAACAGGAGGAGTTTAA
- a CDS encoding [formate-C-acetyltransferase]-activating enzyme, with amino-acid sequence MKGLILNIQRYSLHDGGGIRSIVFFKGCPLRCPWCSNPESLKFDIEYAIVDSICLHCEKCEMDIDECPSSAYTQFGIYLSTDEILEEVLKDHIFYQNSSGGVTLSGGEVLMQADFAIELLKKLKELGINTAVETSGNGSSEKLLEMAPYVDTFLFDLKIMDEKKSKSLLNADLPLILGNFKALVESGYKVIPRVPLIPNYTMTPKNIALIMGWVKSFDLKEIHLLPFHQYGSKKYSFLGKDYALSDIKPPSDKKIDIIKNKMLEHGLNPIVGGI; translated from the coding sequence ATGAAAGGTTTGATATTGAATATACAACGCTATTCACTTCACGATGGTGGAGGAATAAGATCTATAGTTTTTTTTAAGGGATGCCCACTGCGCTGCCCGTGGTGTAGCAATCCCGAATCTTTAAAATTTGATATAGAATACGCTATAGTTGATTCAATCTGTCTTCACTGTGAAAAATGTGAAATGGATATAGATGAATGCCCATCTAGTGCATACACTCAATTTGGAATATATCTAAGTACTGATGAAATTTTAGAAGAAGTTTTGAAAGATCATATTTTTTACCAAAATTCATCGGGAGGAGTAACATTATCTGGTGGTGAAGTTTTGATGCAAGCTGATTTTGCAATAGAACTTTTAAAGAAACTCAAAGAACTTGGCATAAATACTGCAGTAGAAACATCTGGAAATGGCTCTTCTGAAAAATTACTAGAAATGGCTCCTTATGTAGATACTTTTCTATTTGATCTAAAAATAATGGATGAAAAGAAATCTAAATCGCTGCTAAATGCCGATTTACCTTTAATTCTCGGCAATTTCAAAGCACTTGTCGAAAGTGGCTACAAAGTAATCCCTAGAGTTCCTTTAATTCCAAATTATACAATGACACCTAAAAATATAGCTTTAATAATGGGCTGGGTCAAATCATTTGACCTAAAGGAAATACATCTACTTCCATTTCACCAATACGGAAGTAAAAAATATTCATTTCTTGGCAAAGATTACGCTTTGTCTGATATTAAACCTCCTAGCGATAAAAAAATAGATATCATAAAAAATAAGATGCTAGAACATGGACTAAATCCAATCGTAGGTGGTATATAG
- a CDS encoding sugar nucleotide-binding protein, translated as MKKILITGGRGFFASRLKLALESKFEILSPSHKELEIRDLDQVNSVFESFKPDYVVHTAAVAQTAFCNENPDIANDINVNGSINIAKACNKIGAKMVFISTEQVFNGNLEPGPYDESHVPNPDTVYGQTKLAAEKTLSEILNELWILRFTWLFGLPERNAGMSPNILWDTLNSTMHQKIIKASTNEYRGLTSVYELVDQFENVFDIPYGIYHIGSENPMSRYDSVKTIFDTLNLSDLKYLEKDEASYKANPRDIRLDCSKIRNLGFKFSPSPESLVTCLKEFSIVK; from the coding sequence ATGAAAAAAATATTGATAACTGGAGGCCGTGGTTTCTTTGCATCTAGGCTTAAGCTTGCACTAGAATCAAAATTTGAAATATTATCTCCTAGTCACAAAGAACTCGAAATACGAGATTTAGATCAAGTAAATTCTGTCTTTGAATCTTTCAAACCGGATTATGTAGTACACACTGCTGCTGTTGCACAAACAGCTTTTTGCAATGAAAATCCTGATATTGCAAATGATATAAATGTAAATGGGAGCATAAATATAGCTAAAGCCTGCAACAAAATAGGAGCTAAAATGGTTTTTATAAGTACGGAACAGGTGTTTAACGGCAATTTAGAACCAGGTCCATATGATGAATCACACGTCCCTAATCCAGATACCGTTTATGGTCAAACAAAATTAGCTGCTGAAAAAACTCTATCTGAGATACTAAATGAACTTTGGATACTTAGGTTTACTTGGTTATTTGGTTTACCTGAAAGAAATGCAGGCATGTCTCCAAATATACTTTGGGATACTTTGAATTCTACTATGCATCAAAAGATTATAAAAGCATCTACTAATGAGTATAGAGGACTTACCTCTGTCTATGAGCTAGTAGATCAATTTGAGAATGTTTTCGATATACCATATGGTATTTACCATATAGGTAGTGAAAATCCAATGAGCAGATACGATTCTGTAAAAACCATATTTGATACTCTAAATTTATCTGATTTAAAGTATTTGGAAAAAGATGAAGCATCCTATAAAGCTAATCCTCGAGATATAAGGCTTGATTGCTCTAAAATAAGAAATTTAGGATTTAAATTCTCCCCATCTCCTGAGTCTCTTGTCACATGTTTAAAGGAGTTTTCCATAGTAAAATAA
- a CDS encoding DeoR/GlpR family DNA-binding transcription regulator — translation MFAQERLEKILYILNKEGKVVVKELSKRFEVTEDCIRKDLKQLESDGKLKRIYGGAVQKRQKAPLKDVLNRKHLDIDLKSKIARKAYGLLKANETIFLDISTTNILIAEEIASGDVPLTVITNMIDIMTVLNKSEHVNLIATGGVLNRSLDGFVGATTIASVVQYKPDKAFIGSCGVDLEDQSVTTFDAEDAQTKRAIIKSAKKIVLVMSSEKFYYDGTCKFAELDQIDTLVLDEIKDNNTKIEIEKLGIEVL, via the coding sequence GTGTTTGCACAAGAACGTTTGGAAAAAATACTTTATATTCTAAATAAAGAGGGCAAAGTGGTAGTAAAAGAACTTAGTAAACGCTTTGAAGTTACAGAGGATTGCATTAGAAAAGACTTAAAACAGTTAGAAAGTGATGGTAAATTAAAGCGAATATATGGTGGAGCAGTGCAAAAAAGGCAAAAAGCACCACTAAAGGATGTGCTAAATAGAAAGCATCTAGATATTGATTTAAAGAGTAAAATAGCTAGAAAAGCTTATGGCTTATTGAAAGCAAATGAAACGATATTTCTAGATATATCGACTACAAATATACTTATAGCAGAAGAAATAGCTAGTGGGGATGTTCCACTTACTGTAATAACAAATATGATAGATATAATGACTGTTCTAAATAAGTCAGAGCATGTGAACTTGATTGCGACAGGAGGAGTTCTAAACAGATCATTAGATGGATTTGTAGGAGCGACTACCATAGCAAGTGTGGTTCAGTATAAACCGGATAAAGCCTTTATAGGAAGCTGTGGAGTAGATTTAGAAGACCAAAGCGTGACAACATTTGATGCAGAGGATGCACAGACCAAAAGAGCTATCATAAAATCTGCTAAAAAAATAGTTCTAGTTATGAGTAGTGAAAAGTTTTATTATGATGGGACTTGTAAATTTGCAGAACTTGATCAAATAGATACTCTAGTATTAGATGAAATAAAAGACAATAATACTAAAATAGAGATAGAAAAACTAGGTATAGAAGTATTATAA